From the genome of Lutzomyia longipalpis isolate SR_M1_2022 chromosome 2, ASM2433408v1, one region includes:
- the LOC129790838 gene encoding probable serine/threonine-protein kinase DDB_G0292350, whose amino-acid sequence MDFKESSFLVLLISLNLVFCDLSGTDSGGYLDYDDQEYEDSSEQTEYVNIAMTSETKTVFKEGEIIELYCTCEAYPSCTIEFNYIPINDYNKSKTLNSFSAEQISNTTKVEMLRFKAEESCKIVCTGTNAQALQPSYDSKFLNFYVSDLSESLEISRIPEKNVIMVGEAFEMSCNADVTFFTEVAWYKNGSLVKSSPGLQQSLTKRKLSLRNVLKFSEIKESDSGNYVCKATKKRPSFMSHEEQLNADGKIVFVDVRRPKDEELSKHIPGISSTQTPNQDEESNESISLGLGNIVFLIGLHIVFFIITIVLVIVFIKKCSRHNESQNKDYEMRSLRNHEEGIFDGYATISENIDISSRFANLHPDLIPSNFYNQQSKGESKEQINETDEQVLQSSVESCAVELDRSVVQVVKGPSSAPRSRVTIYSGTAENQQLANLLIDSVNSQGKPEDAQENEGYLSPELTQYQIRDHEPTPIESSYIRRSAFIFNKRRTINSQIQKEADEFKDLCDHYNFPKENLEFGKNLGMGAFGVVKHAYAHGLDGGEEKTPVAVKTTRGNYKQDREALMSEIKIMAHIGQHKNVVNLMGIIRQGDSTDELMIMVEYCSLGNVQDYLQTNRGKFINEIDPKTGHINSKLRESSLKEQSSLTTSHLLSWSFQVARGMEFLSSKRVIHGDLAARNILLCEDNFVKICDFGLAKFKRESNYYRKRGSVMLPIKWLAPESLNDNIFSTNSDVWSFGVVLWEFFSLGQEPYPGIELTSILPWLNCGVRMTKPIYSTSEIYDVMQRCWLQNPKYRPTFSKLEDMLGEMIDSRNKRLVVSSNTPYLNMNKTIEDLLRKYENVTELEI is encoded by the exons ATGGATTTcaaagaaagttcttttttggTTTTACTAATTTCCCTAAATTTAGTGTTTTGTGACCTAAGTGGAACTGACAGTGGTGGATATTTAG actatGACGACCAAGAGTATGAAGATTCATCAGAACAAACGGAATATGTTAACATTGCAATGACTTCTGAAACCAAAACTGTCTTCAAAGAAGGAGAAATAATTGAACTATACTGCACATGTGAAGCCTATCCAAGCTGTACTATTGAATTCAATTATATCCCAATAAACGActacaataaatcaaaaacGTTAAATAGCTTTAGTGCTGAGCAAATATCTAACACAACAAAAGTCGAAATGTTACGATTTAAGGCGGAGGAATCATGCAAAATTGTTTGCACAGGAACAAATGCACAAGCTCTACAACCCAGTTATGATTCAAAGTTCCTCAACTTTTACGTTTCGGACCTTAGTGAGTCATTGGAAATCTCGCGGATACCtgagaaaaatgtaataatgGTTGGAGAAGCTTTTGAAATGAGTTGCAATGCCGATGTAACGTTTTTTACGGAAGTGGCCTGGTACAAAAATGGATCTCTCGTTAAAAGTTCTCCTGGATTGCAGCAGAGTTTAACAAAAAGAAAGCTTTCTTTGAGGAATGTCCTTAAGTTCAGTGAAATTAAAGAATCCGACTCTGGAAACTATGTATGTAAGGCTACTAAAAAACGTCCATCTTTTATGTCTCACGAAGAACAATTGAATGCAGATGGAAAGATCGTATTTGTTGATGTAAGAAGACCAAAAGATGAAGAATTATCTAAACATATTCCGGGAATTTCTTCTACACAAACTCCTAATCAAGACGAGGAATCGAACGAGTCTATATCATTAGGACTTG GTAACATAGTTTTCCTAATTGGTCTACACattgttttcttcattatAACCATTGTACTCGTAATAGTATTCATCAAAAAATGCTCAAGACACAATGAAAGTCAAAATAAGGACTATGAAATGAGAAGTTTGAGGAACCACGAAGAAGGTATATTCGACGGTTACGCTACAATTAGTGAAAATATCGATATTTCTAGCCGATTTGCTAACCTACATCCAGACTTAATTCCCAGTAATTTTTATAATCAACAAAGTAAAGGAGAAAGCAAAGAGCAAATCAATGAAACTGATGAACAAGTATTACAATCTAGCGTAGAATCTTGCGCAGTGGAATTGGATAGATCAGTAGTGCAAGTAGTGAAAGGACCCTCATCAGCTCCTAGAAGCCGTGTTACAATTTATTCTGGTACTGCAGAAAATCAGCAACTCGCTAACCTTCTAATAGACTCTGTAAATTCTCAAGGCAAACCTGAAGATGCTCAAGAAAATGAAGGATATCTTTCACCTGAATTGACCCAATACCAAATTCGTGATCATGAACCTACACCAATTGAATCATCCTACATCAGAAGATCAGCATTCATCTTCAACAAGAGACGTACAATCAATTCTCAGATCCAAAAAGAAGCTGATGAATTTAAGGATTTATGTGATCattacaattttccaaaagaaaatttggaatttGGAAAGAATCTAGGTATGGGAGCTTTCGGCGTTGTGAAGCATGCTTATGCTCACGGTCTAGACGGAGGAGAAGAAAAGACTCCAGTTGCAGTTAAGACTACCAGGGGAAATTATAAGCAAGACAGGGAAGCACTGATGTCTGAGATTAAGATAATGGCTCACATTGGACAGCATAAGAACGTTGTAAATTTAATGGGAATTATTCGTCAGGGTGATTCTACAG ATGAACTTATGATCATGGTTGAGTACTGCTCCCTTGGAAACGTTCAGGACTATCTGCAGACAAACCGTGGCAAGtttatcaatgaaattgaTCCAAAAACAGGACATATTAACTCCAAATTAAGAGAGAGTTCTCTAAAGGAGCAAAG TTCATTGACAACGTCCCATCTGCTAAGCTGGTCATTCCAAGTTGCAAGAGGAATGGAGTTCTTATCATCAAAGCGCGTTATTCACGGTGACTTGGCTGCTAGGAATATCCTCCTGTGTGAGGATAACTTTGTCAAAATCTGCGACTTTGGTCTTGCAAAGTTCAAGCGGGAGAGTAACTACTATCGGAAACGGGGTAGTGTTATGCTGCCCATTAAGTGGCTTGCTCCAGAGAGCTTAAACGACAACATTTTCAGTACAAATTCGGATGTTTGGTCATTCGGTGTAGTTCTCTGGGAATTCTTCTCATTGGGACAAGAACCCTATCCGGGAATAGAGCTAACAAGTATCTTACCATGGTTAAACTGTGGAGTACGGATGACTAAACCAATATATTCCACTAGTGAAAT atacGACGTTATGCAGAGATGTTGGTTGCAAAATCCAAAATACAGACCTACCTTTTCAAAACTGGAAGACATGTTGGGTGAAATGATTGATTCAAGGAACAAGAGATTGGTAGTTTCCTCAAACACGCCCTACTTGAATATGAATAAAACAATAGAAGATTTACTAAGAAAGTATGAAAATGTAACTGAATTAgaaatttaa